In Metarhizium brunneum chromosome 3, complete sequence, a genomic segment contains:
- the cpaO_0 gene encoding Beta-cyclopiazonate dehydrogenase produces the protein MKLITFHASWLSIVITISASDPLFDSNYAKQDIIFRDVAVIGGGATGTYAAINLRKLNQSVVLVEREAILGGHTNSYTDPATQTTLDYGVQAYWNLSVTRDYFAHFDIPISNWEPEPKTTVYIDFMTGKQVEVRTSSNYSAYIQQLDKYPWLEYSWDQGHPVADDLVLPFRDFVAKYNLVDIAYTTYFSCQGFANVLDQLTINVIKFFDKSYIGALTGDYVATKQHKNDEIYVRAKAELGQDALTSSTVIASKRSKTGVQLVVKTPSGKKLIRARKLLISMPTRMSDMKPFDVDGKESKVFSQWKYSAYYVMLVHKTGLPAGYKFLNADPSTTRFNIPQLPAPYQITETRVPGLFYVWYSAPKDMTQSEVQADVTTIIKRLQDTVNGATKISPEFVRFNSHTPFKMVVSAESVINGFYSELFDLQGYRSTWYTGAAMMSHSAGVLWNYTSHLLPEMIAAP, from the coding sequence ATGAAGCTCATCACTTTTCACGCATCATGGCTATCCATAGTCATCACCATCTCCGCATCAGATCCCCTGTTTGACAGCAATTACGCCAAGCAGGACATCATTTTCCGAGATGTGGCGGTTATCGGCGGTGGCGCCACAGGGACCTACGCTGCCATCAACCTGCGCAAGCTGAATCAGTCAGTTGTTCTAGTAGAGAGAGAAGCTATTCTAGGGGGGCACACCAATAGCTATACCGATCCAGCTACCCAAACTACGCTTGATTATGGCGTTCAGGCGTACTGGAATCTCTCCGTCACTCGCGACTACTTCGCGCATTTTGATATCCCCATAAGCAACTGGGAACCGGAACCAAAAACTACCGTCTACATAGACTTCATGACGGGGAAACAGGTTGAAGTTCGGACAAGCAGCAACTACTCGGCCTATATCCAGCAGCTAGACAAATATCCATGGTTGGAGTACAGCTGGGACCAAGGGCACCCCGTTGCGGATGACCTGGTTCTTCCTTTCCGCGATTTTGTTGCCAAATATAATTTAGTAGACATCGCGTACACTACTTATTTCAGCTGCCAAGGTTTCGCAAATGTcttggaccagttgacgatCAATGTCATCAAGTTCTTCGACAAGTCTTACATCGGTGCGCTTACTGGGGATTATGTCGCCACGAAGCAGCACAAAAACGACGAGATCTACGTTAGAGCAAAAGCCGAGCTGGGTCAAGACGCTTTGACCTCATCAACTGTCATCGCATCAAAACGCTCAAAGACTGGCGTCCAGTTGGTAGTCAAAACACCATCAGGCAAGAAACTGATTCGGGCGCGCAAGTTGCTTATTAGCATGCCCACACGTATGAGCGACATGAAACCTTTCGATGTTGATGGGAAGGAGTCTAAGGTGTTTTCTCAGTGGAAATACAGCGCTTACTACGTCATGCTCGTACACAAAACTGGTTTGCCAGCTGGCTACAAGTTCCTTAATGCGGACCCCTCCACGACACGTTTTAACATCCCTCAGCTACCTGCTCCATATCAAATAACTGAAACTCGCGTTCCTGGCCTATTTTATGTCTGGTACTCTGCTCCGAAAGATATGACGCAGTCCGAGGTGCAAGCGGATGTAACAACGATTATCAAGCGCTTACAGGATACGGTTAACGGTGCGACAAAGATCTCACCAGAGTTTGTGAGGTTCAACAGCCATACGCCCTTCAAGATGGTTGTATCTGCTGAGTCGGTTATTAATGGATTCTATTCAGAGTTATTTGATCTACAGGGTTATCGAAGTACTTGGTATACAGGAGCCGCTATGATGTCTCATAGCGCGGGCGTTTTGTGGAATTATACCAGTCACTTGCTTCCTGAGATGATAGCAGCTCCCTGA
- a CDS encoding mitochondrial 54S ribosomal protein mL57, translated as MALQPCRAHFPRARCALRALMPSLRTYATESTSEPFKASSQESSVPRWSQTPPGMKAPMQLDFAKSFKNKVWKVNNDPAKLDNMYNRLLGPGGSKMLPEELKWLAVTHKSFDQGRRGFNDKLALLGRLTLVMEATKEIVSKAPLPGSRQTDEFDRVPFEHEQLASVDNLSVEEPKDVVSKEKLFSLASDAGILDVLRWKPRLPKSLESSGVEVVVNSAVLAILGAITLQHGSVVASKVVRERILARLSKNH; from the exons ATGGCTCTCCAACCCTGCCGCGCGCACTTTCCCCGGGCGCGCTGCGCCTTGCGCGCCCTCATGCCCTCCCTGCGCACCTACGCCACCGAATCAACGTCCGAACCCTTCAAGGCCTCGTCACAGGAATCCTCTGTGCCCCGATGGAGCCAAACGCCTCCGGGTATGAAAGCCCCCATGCAGCTGGACTTTGCGAAATCCTTCAAAAACAAGGTCTGGAAAGTCAACAACGACCCCGCGAAGCTAGACAACATGTACAATCGGCTACTGGGGCCGGGCGGCAGCAAGATGCTGCCCGAGGAGCTGAAGTGGTTGGCGGTCACGCACAAGAGCTTTGACCAGGGGAGGAGAGGGTTCAACGACAAGCTGGCACTGCTGG GACGACTGACGCTCGTCATGGAAGCGACCAAGGAAATCGTCAGCAAGGCCCCGTTGCCGGGGTCACGGCAGACAGACGAATTCGACAGGGTGCCTTTTGAACACGAACAGCTCGCATCAGTGGATAACCTGAGCGTCGAGGAGCCAAAGGACGTGGTTAGCAAGGAAAAGCTGTTCTCGCTGGCGTCGGATGCGGGCATATTGGACGTTTTGCGGTGGAAACCCCGACTG CCCAAAAGCCTCGAGTCGTCAGGTGTCGAAGTCGTCGTCAACAGCGCGGTCCTAGCCATCCTCGGCGCGATTACGCTACAGCACGGATCAGTAGTTGCGTCAAAAGTTGTGCGGGAGAGAATCTTGGCGCGACTGTCAAAGAACCACTAA
- the TANC1 gene encoding Protein TANC1, producing the protein MAASISDKFKSTNLDLEDDKDFKLRLRSWCGLFTSIHHNKIYFLHQTAREFLLAATPAPIPLGLQWHQSITIRSAHYILAKVCVLYLNLLNLNQIRLPKNVKKKDVHSVDTSAFLDYSAKNWGAHFRKAGIRDGDAIMPCTLGICHPDSKSYSTWCRIYWNTRITWPHSKRHWDAATERKTPAHFTHLMVASYFGHGAIVKLLLKRGATDLEAKDGEYNRTALWWAARNEHVAVVKPLLEQGANIEARDAEYGGTLILWAAEYGHHIIVKLLLERGADIESKDKYSGLTPLSRAAQNGHLAIAKLLLKKGADIKSKDKRSGWTPLSWAVVRGHEAIVKLLLEKGANVESKDNGDRTPLSLAKARGHEAIAKLLLESRVVNKPNNRGSRQVATRAKRRRRVGRGYVGTPSSRATAERNTASITSRKRAVGSRQAAAREGRRRLVESKYYTTLVSRVAKMWHRAIDKFVKRQSQ; encoded by the coding sequence ATGGCAGCAAGCATCTCTGACAAATTCAAGTCCACTAACCTGGACTTGGAGGATGATAAAGACTTCAAGTTACGGCTTAGATCTTGGTGTGGATTATTTACCTCAATCCATCATAATAAGATTTATTTCCTTCATCAAACGGCTCGTGAGTTTCTCCTTGCGGCAACTCCTGCACCTATCCCGTTGGGGCTACAATGGCATCAGTCTATTACTATCCGCAGCGCACACTATATTCTTGCCAAGGTCTGCGTGCTCTACCTGAATTTGCTCAACTTGAATCAAATTCGCCTTCCAAAAAacgtgaagaagaaagaTGTTCACTCTGTCGATACTTCTGCCTTTTTAGATTACTCGGCCAAAAATTGGGGCGCTCACTTCCGCAAAGCCGGCATCAGGGATGGCGATGCCATTATGCCATGTACTCTTGGGATTTGCCACCCGGACTCGAAGAGCTATTCGACGTGGTGTAGAATCTACTGGAACACTAGAATCACTTGGCCGCACTCCAAAAGGCATTGGGACGCAGCTACAGAGCGAAAGACGCCAGCGCATTTTACACATCTTATGGTAGCATCTTATTTTGGTCAtggtgccattgtcaagcTGCTTCTTAAACGGGGGGCGACCGACCTCGAGGCCAAAGACGGCGAGTATAATCGGACGGCGCTATGGTGGGCTGCCAGGAACGAGCACGTAGCTGTCGTCAAGCCACTACTCGAGCAAGGCGCGAATATTGAGGCGAGGGACGCCGAGTACGGTGGGACACTGATATTATGGGCTGCCGAGTATGGCCACCATATCATCGTCAAGCTACTGCTCGAAAGAGGCGCGGATATTGAATCCAAGGACAAGTATAGTGGTTTGACGCCGCTATCGCGGGCAGCCCAGAATGGGCACTTGGCCATTGCTAAGCTACTTCTCAAGAAGGGCGCGGATATTAAATCCAAGGACAAGCGCAGTGGTTGGACGCCGCTTTCGTGGGCCGTCGTCAGGGGGCATGAAGCTATcgtgaagctgctgctcgaaaAAGGCGCCAACGTCGAGTCAAAGGATAACGGGGACAGGACACCGCTATCGTTGGCCAAGGCGAGGGGGCACGAAGCTatcgccaagctgctgcttgaGAGTCGCGTCGTCAACAAGCCAAACAACCGGGGAAGCCGTCAAGTCGCTACTCGAGCAAAGCGCCGACGTCGAGTCGGAAGGGGGTACGTTgggacgccgtcgtcgcgaGCTACCGCAGAGAGAAACACGGCCTCTATAACCAGTCGCAAAAGGGCCGTTGGGAGTCGTCAGGCCGCTGCTCGAGAGGGGCGCCGACGTCTAGTCGAAAGCAAGTATTATACAACGCTGGTATCGCGGGTCGCTAAGATGTGGCACAGGGCTATCGACAAGTTTGTAAAACGACAATCTCAATGA
- the amdS_0 gene encoding Acetamidase, which produces MKLLVLELILAATAVGSLATKSPWKVSVRQLSSSAMQQNIGLQNNTDGNMGWEDIVKRKRAERDALLPQEWKLKAPPNTTAFSPLNQVINSGLLSSEELEWTDTKKYDATTMLQRLSSGEITAEKLVTAFCKRATAATSLANFLTEVNIADAINRAKELDRILNETGKTVGPLHGLPMTIKDTEDLKGFDTSCGITGWAFDPRESNGPLIQILIDAGAVIIGKTNIPQTVLAADSDSVVWGRTLNAHRNTFGAGGSTGGEGSALGTGSTLLGVASDGAGSSRMPAMANGVVGYRPSGYRLPPGGREVFTDGRSGLSMTGPVAGMGLMGHSVRDIRLAAKVVSDAKPWEAQTPFMYPSPWMNITAPEKPRIGVWNVESPNTYLHLFPPVLRGYQTAQSRLRAAGFELVEFTPPDMSQVWDLCKEFLIFQGIETLTEMISREPITKIVRDTGIFVPDTPRFPVSVDTLYQLNTRLVNLTVAMDTAWNSSGRPLDALLSVTAANTALPWDTWHDTTYTSIYNSVDWPAISLPLGLTVDKNIDHKYSDFRPFSKEDARLEALYNPETFHGLPLSVQLAGRKFEDEKLLAIAELLHPVMKGE; this is translated from the coding sequence ATGAAGCTTCTCGTGTTGGAGCTTATACTTGCGGCCACCGCCGTCGGCTCTCTCGCAACCAAGAGTCCCTGGAAAGTTTCAGTCAGACAACTGTCATCCAGCGCCATGCAACAAAACATCGGTTTGCAGAATAATACAGACGGCAACATGGGATGGGAGGACATTGTCAAACGAAAACGCGCAGAGAGGGACGCCCTATTGCCCCAGGAATGGAAACTCAAAGCTCCTCCTAATACGACCGCATTCAGCCCTCTCAATCAAGTCATCAACAGCGGCCTGCTTTCGTCGGAAGAGCTTGAATGGACCGACACCAAAAAATACGACGCTACGACAATGCTGCAGCGGCTCTCCTCTGGCGAAATCACCGCAGAGAAGCTGGTCACGGCATTTTGTAAGCGCGCCACAGCAGCTACCTCGCTTGCGAACTTCCTGACCGAAGTGAACATTGCCGACGCAATCAACCGTGCAAAGGAACTTGACCGTATTCTCAACGAGACGGGGAAAACTGTCGGCCCCCTTCACGGACTGCCCATGACAATTAAAGATACCGAGGATCTTAAAGGGTTCGATACTTCATGCGGTATCACTGGCTGGGCCTTTGATCCACGTGAATCAAACGGGCCTCTTATACAGATCCTGATTGATGCCGGAGCTGTAATCATTGGCAAGACAAATATTCCGCAGACAGTCCTGGCGGCTGACTCGGACAGCGTCGTCTGGGGAAGGACGTTGAATGCTCACAGAAACACCTTTGGCGCCGGAGGCTCAACCGGAGGAGAGGGCTCTGCCCTTGGCACTGGCTCTACACTCCTGGGAGTTGCGTCTGACGGTGCCGGTTCTTCGAGGAtgcccgccatggcaaatGGAGTTGTCGGCTATCGACCCAGCGGCTACCGTCTTCCCCCAGGTGGCCGTGAGGTCTTCACAGACGGAAGATCAGGCCTTTCCATGACCGGTCCCGTCGCCGGAATGGGCCTCATGGGCCACTCTGTCCGAGACATTCGACTCGCGGCCAAGGTAGTGTCTGATGCCAAACCCTGGGAGGCACAGACGCCATTCATGTACCCAAGCCCATGGATGAACATCACAGCGCCCGAAAAACCTCGCATCGGCGTATGGAACGTGGAGAGCCCCAACACCTACCTGCATCTCTTCCCGCCAGTGCTGCGCGGATACCAGACGGCCCAAAGTCGTCTGCGCGCGGCGGGCTTCGAGCTGGTCGAGTTCACTCCCCCGGACATGAGCCAAGTATGGGATCTATGCAAGGAGTTTCTCATCTTCCAGGGCATCGAGACATTGACTGAAATGATCTCCAGAGAGCCCATCACCAAGATTGTGAGGGACACGGGCATCTTTGTCCCTGATACGCCGCGGTTCCCCGTCAGTGTGGACACATTATACCAGCTCAACACCCGGCTTGTCAATCTGACTgtggccatggacacggCGTGGAATAGTAGCGGGAGGCCTCTCGACGCGCTGCTCTCCGTCACGGCGGCCAACACGGCGCTTCCGTGGGACACGTGGCACGACACGACGTACACGTCTATTTACAACTCGGTTGACTGGCCGGCCATTTCACTCCCGCTGGGTCTCACTGTGGATAAGAATATCGACCACAAGTATAGTGACTTTAGGCCATTTAGCAAGGAAGATGCGAGGTTGGAGGCATTGTATAATCCCGAGACGTTTCACGGCTTACCGCTATCGGTGCAGCTTGCCGGGAGGAAATTTGAGGATGAGAAACTGCTGGCCATTGCTGAGCTTTTGCATCCCGTAATGAAGGGCGAGTAA